A genomic window from Bubalus bubalis isolate 160015118507 breed Murrah chromosome X, NDDB_SH_1, whole genome shotgun sequence includes:
- the LOC102398228 gene encoding protein S100-A14-like, with amino-acid sequence MGQCWSANSEDAQEFRDVERTSETLTKDFHQHLVEGGKESLNPSKLRGLITQQLPHLMLSNCGLEEKIANLGNCNNSKLEFGSFWELFGEAAKSVKRENTVLGS; translated from the coding sequence ATGGGACAGTGTTGGTCAGCCAACTCTGAGGATGCCCAGGAATTCAGGGACGTGGAAAGGACCAGTGAGACCCTGACCAAGGACTTCCACCAGCATTTGGTGGAGGGTGGGAAGGAGTCGTTGAACCCCTCCAAGCTAAGGGGCCTGATCACCCAGCAGCTTCCCCACCTCATGCTGAGCAACTGTGGGCTGGAAGAGAAAATTGCCAACTTGGGCAACTGTAACAACTCTAAACTGGAGTTTGGGAGTTTCTGGGAGCTGTTTGGAGAAGCAGCCAAGAGTGTGAAGCGGGAAAACACTGTCCTGGGGAGTTGA